ATCCGTAGCTAAGGAGCCAGAATACTACAAGGGCCTCGTTTCAGATCGGAACGCCAACATGGTGAAGCATGTTAAAGAGTATTTGAACAGTGATAAGAAGGCAACTTACTTAGTCATCGTTGGAGCGCTGCATATGCTAGGTGATGATGGCATTGTGACCCAATTGCAAAAAGATGGCTTTAACGTCGTCAAACAATAATTGCTTTAGCTAAAATAAAAAAGGCTGTCTCCAGTCATCTTCGATGACTTTGGAGGCAGCCTTTATTTCCACTACTCTTCTGGGCTCAATTCTAAAAATAGTAGTTACTTGACGTGAAGACAGAGCGAAGGGTGGAGGGATTCTGGAGAAACGCCAGTGTTCGCCTTTAAAGACCAATTTCAACTACTAATCTTTCTACTATACAGAAATTGGGCTTTAACAGCGATCGTAAGAACGCTCCACTCCGTAGCAGCTTGTTCACAATTCTCAAACACTAGTATTGGTTTTGAGCCTTTTTCCTTCTATAATTTAATTAACTGATCCACCTTCACCGGAAGTCCAGTAGCTATCGAACGATTAGCCGCAATCCCGGTCATAATAGACAAAGCCCCATCTATATGAGATGCTGCACGATTAAAGCGATCCTCCACGGGACGTTCAAAAATATCACGCAGCATTACAGGATCTCCGCCACCATGTCCCCCAACGCCTTCTTCAATCTCCACTTCATAAGGTGCTTCAAAATGAGGAAATACCATGATTTGCTTGTTTTTCAGTGCCCCTTCATCTTCCTTGTTGCCTCCGGCATTTACATAGGACTTTTCAACGACCTTGACTTCCATCCGTCCCTTTGTCCCATTAAATACTACAGTGAAGCCTTCCCAAGGCAAGTAAGCATTTAGTGAATAGTTCATAATCGTCTTGTTTTTGTATTTGACCATTACAGCCATCGTATCCTCAATACTGATATTATCGCCGAATACACTTTGATCACGCAGGTACCCATCTTCATGCTCGGCATCCAGATACATCTGCTTAAGCTGCTCGTTGTCTTTAAGATGAAGGGCAAAAGGATCATTCTCCGCCACTGTACTACCATGGGCACGCTGATAAAACTCGGTCACGCCGCGCTTCTCCGCATTTTCTCTACCATAGAACCTTAAATCTCCCATTGCATAGATCGTATCCGGACGCGAGCCCAACCAGAAATTCATCAAATCGAAATGATGTGTTGATTTATGGACCAATAGACCTCCACTGTTACGCTTATCTCGGTGCCATCTGCGGAAGTAATCCGCTCCATGCTGCGTATTTAACAACCACTCAAAGTTGACGGATAACACTTCTCCGATCGCCCCATCCATGATCAGCTCACGGATTTTGGTATTGTGCGGGGCATAACGATAGTTGAACGTAACGCGCAGATTTTTTCCCGTCCGCTCAATCGCTTCAAGAATTTCTTGGCACTTCTCTTCATCCACCGTCATCGGTTTCTCCGAAATAACATCACAGTCAAGCTCCATCGCCCGGATAATGTAATGATGATGTGTGCGGTCAATACTTGTAACGATAACCACATCCGGCTTAGTCTCTTCAATCATACGATCGAACTCATGTGCTTTATAAGTAGGAACTGCATGGTACTGATATTTCCCTTCCAGTAATCGATTGGCATAATCCATTCTTGCACCATTTACATCACAAAAGCCTACGATTTCCGAAGTTTCACGATAATTCGTAGTAATCTCACCATAAAAGAACTCCGCTCGGCCACCTGTACCTACGAATGCATATTTTTTGTTCGACACAAGGATCACTCCATCGCTATTGATTTAAATGCCGTTTCCTCCTATAGTGTATAGTATAAAATACATCTAAATCTAAACGATAATTAGCAAAAACGAGAAAAACTTTGCATATATTAGCTTCATTATCTGAAAGGGGCAGCTATAGAATGGAACAGGAGCTTCGACCTCCATTTATCATTGAACAAGTCAAAAGATCCGGCCCATTCAGCATGGATTCCGACCATTATCACGATACTTATGAAATTTATTATTTACTCGCGGGTGAACGCAGCTATTACATCAACAATCTGATTTACACCTTGCGCAAAGGTGATCTGATATTTATTAATAAGAACGAACTCCACCGCACTACTTCTAAGGGTTCAGCACGCCATGAGCGAATATTGATTAACTTTGAGGAGAGCTTTTTGCAAAAAACATTGGCGAACTATGACCTGAGTTTTCCTTTATTAACAGCACGAAGCTTGCTTCTGCGTCCCGGAGTCCATGAACAAGGAGCCATCGAATATATTCTTTTCTCCATGCTTAAAGAACAAGAGGAACGTCGATCACAGCAAATCCCCTATCTTCAGACACTACTCCTCCAGTTATTTATTGAAATGAACAGAGTACAAGAAATAAGCCGCGAGCCCATTGCTCCAGAGAGCAGTGAGAAGCAGCTTAAAGTCTACGAAATTATTGATTATTTACAGGCACATTATGCTGAAAAGCTCACATTAGAGCAGCTATCCGAAACTTTTTTCATCAGCAGTACCTATCTTTGTCGTTTATTCAAACAGACAACTGGCTTTACCCTCGTTGAATATCTCAATTATATTCGTATCAAGGAAGCCCAGCGCCTACTTCGGAATACGAACGATAAAGTCACGAGTATCGCCGAAGAAACTGGCTTTGACAGCATCGCCCACTTTGGACGGGTGTTTAAGCAAATCGCGAAGTGCTCACCTCTGCAATACCGCAAGCACAATCGCTGATCTTCAAGCTTTGATTACGCCTTTTTTGATGATTACATTCCCATACAATGCTTCTTCACCAGTAACGACAACAGCATAGCTTTGCTTAGAACGATTGTAGAAATCAAACCGCTCCTCGTATTTAATCATCGCATCAGCGTCATGTTTGGCGATAATCGACTCATATGTGGACCAGATCACCGGCACGGTAGGATCTCCCTCAACCACAGCCATAAACGCCACCTGATGTTCCACATAATGATCAAGTGGCAGCAGTTCCAATATTGCATCCAATAGCTCAGGTATCCCAATGCCATCATATCTTAGTACTTTTGAGTTCAAGGAGTGGCCTGGATAATTCGCATCCGCCAATACAAGCTCATCCCCATGACCCATTTCCATCATCACACGTACCAGTTCCGGAGATAATAACTTAGGAATTTTTTTTAACATCCAAGCACCTCATTATTTCCCATAAAAAGATCTCAATGCAACCAGCTCATCAATCCGATGCTGCGGCAGTTCTCTCTCCCCGTCAATCATACGAGTAATGAATGTAATCTTGGCTGTATATTCGAGTCTCTCCATGTTCAAGTAGGCTTCCATAACATCCGTTCCCCAAGTAAGCGCGCCGTGATTTTCTAGCAGGACCGCTGTTTTTTTCCCAAGGAAGGGCATCAGTGAGTCCGGGATTTCTTCTGTCGAAGGTGTTCCGTATTCAGCCAAAGGAATATCCCCAATCATGATAACCGACTCTGGCATCATCATTTTATCGAGCGCCTCACCTTTAATGGCAAAAGCGGTGGCATACGGTGGATGTGCATGGACCACACCATTCATCTCAGGTAGCTCATTATAAATTCTCAAATGCATTTTAGTTTCCGTTGAGGGTCTATATCCTTCGGCTGCTTCAAGAACTTCACCTTGTAGATTCACTTTTACAATCATATGAGGCTCTAAATATCCCTTGCTCACCGCTCTGGGGGTAGTAAGGATTTCATTCTCTGATAACCGTGCTGAAATATTCCCATCATTGGCGGCGATGAAATCCTTATTAAACAAATTTCTGCCAATATCACAAATCTGCGAACGTAGTTTTTGTTCCAAATTATCCATAAGTACACTCCTCGTATCCTATTTTTTAGAGTTCTTCACCAAGGAAGGCTGGTATGTCTTAAAGGGAAAAGATCGTGCCACGAACTCTTTCCCTTTAGAAACTTCCAATTTCCCTAGGGCAGCTAGTTGGACAATAATATTGCCAATTCCACTAGCCTCTACTGGCCCTGCAATAACTTCTCTACCCGTAGCATCAGCGGTAAGCTGGCATAATAGTTCATTTTGAATCCCACCGCCAACCATATGAATGATAGTGATTGTCTTGCCGGTGATCTCTTCCATTTCTTCAATCGTTCTACAGTATGATTGCGCAAGGCTCTCAAGGATAACGCGTATAAACTCAGCTTTCGTATTAGGCGACTGTTGCCCCGTTCGCTCACAATATTCCTTAATCCGCTGCATCATCACACCAGGTGTGCTGAAAAGCTGGTCATTTGGGTCAATGATCGCTGGCGCCCCATTAATCGTTTTGGCTAGTTCAACCATTTCACTTTGACTAAGATTCTCTCCTGCTTTCGCCCAATTCCTTTGGAGCTCCTGCAAAATCCATAGTCCCGTTGTGTTTTTTAGCAAACGATTAGAATTACCGAAGCAACGTTCATTTGTGAAACCATATTCATAGCTTTTCTCTGAAATGACTGGCTCAGGCGTCTCCATACCAACCAACGACCATGTACCACAGCTTAAAAATGCTGCTTCATCCTTACGCGTATAAGGGATCGAAGCCACCGCTGAAGCTGTATCATGTGAAGCGCCGGCTATCACTTTCATCGGGCCTATACCGAGCTCCTCTTGAATAATCGGTAGGATAGATCCAATTACCGTACCCGGATGGACTTGATGTGGAACTAGACTACGCGGAATCCCAAGCGTGCTAAATAATTCAGAGGAGAGCTCTCCCGTGACTGCATCCACTAAGCCGCTTGTACTCCAGATCGTGCTTTCTGCTGCTTTTATACCAGAAAACAGATAATGAAATAGATCTGGCATCATCAAAATCGTATCGGCGGTCTCCATAAGCGAATCATTATCCTGAAAATCAGAGAACAGCTGATAGAGTGTATTAATCACACTTGGCTGAAGACCAGTCATACGGAATTGCTCTGCCGGTGACAGTAACGCTTCCAGTTTAAGACGGTGAGCCTCCATCCTCCGATCCCTGTAATGATGGGGGGAATAGAGCATCATTCCTTTTTTATCAATAAACCCGTAGTCGACTCCCCATGTATCCACACTTAAAGACGTCAATTCTCCATGCTGCCTAAAGGCTTTTTGAACCCCTTGCTTCATTTCGTGGAAGAGCCTTAGCGTATCCCAATATAAATGCCCATTGACCTGTACCGGCGTATTCTCAAACCGATGAATCTCTTCAATTTGCAGCTTATCGCCATCATATATCCCCAGCATAACTCTTCCGGAACTGGCGCCGAGATCTATGGCTAGAAGCTTAATCGTATCACCCATTGTTCACCACACCTGCTTCACAGGAAGATTTTAGTAGAGAGGTCCAAAGTTCTGACATGCTCTGTAATCTGCTCCCTCCAGATCTTCGGTACCGAATAACGACCACACCCGAGGTCTAAAAATACGTGATTCCTCAACGTTATGCATGCTGACCGGAATGCGCAGAATAGACGCCAGCGTAATCAAATCCGCTCCAATATGACCATAACTAATCGCTCCGTGATTCGCGCCCCAATTATTCATAACATCATACACCGATTGGAATGAACCATTATTGGTTAGCTTAGGCGCAAACCAGGTCGTTGGCCAAGTTGGGTCTGTTCTTTGATCCAGTGTATGATGAACATCCTCAGGTAGCTCTACCGTGTGCCCTTCTACAAGCTGAAGAACAGGTCCAAGTCCTTTGACCAAGTTCAAACGTGCCATCGTAACTGGCATCCCGCCTTTGGTTAAATAATCTGTAGAGAAGCCGCCCCCACGGAAATATTCTTGAGAAGCCGGGCGGAATTGGGTATGGCTCAAACAAGCTTCTACCTCATCCTCTGTAATTTCCCAAAAAGGTTTAATCGCAGGTTTACCGTCTATCGTCTGCTCACCCGTCCCATCAAGAGCAGCCGAACCAGAGTTGATCAAATGCAGAATTCCGTGTGCAGCCTCACCTTCCAATTGATGACCCGTTACTCGCTTAACTGCATCTGGACTCCAAAAGGTTCGGACATCCGCAAAAATTTGTGCTGTATTCGTAAGCAGATAATTAAACAGCATCGTTACTCCGTTCAGGCTATCATTCTCTGTCGCTACAATATAAGGTGAACGTTTACCGTTCCAGTCAAACGAGGAATTCAGAATCGTCTCCATGAAATCGCCGTTAGGGAAATGATCCGTCCATTGACGCTGCCCTTGGAAGCCACCAACAATCGCATTATGGCCATTGGCCTCTTCCTCAAAGCCCAGCTTAGCGAGAACAGGATTGCCGATCATCAGGTCACGGGCGATCAATGTCATTTTCACACAAGTCTCCCACTGCTTCTCTTTCTCATCATCACTTATTTGCAGATGCTGTGGATTATTATCGGCACCAACTTGGCAGTTTTCTTTGGTCCACGCGAGTGCACGCTCATATTCCTCTTTATCATAAATTTCTTCTTCAAACCGTCTCACATATTCAGACATATCTATATATTCATTTCGCATCCCAAGATACTCTTGGAAGAATTGTTCATTCACAATCGATCCAGCGATCCCCATCGAAACAGATCCCATAGATAAATAGGATTTCCCTCTCATCTGAGCAACCGCCAACCCAGCTTTGGCAAACTGCAGTAATTTAGTCTGCACATCCGCTGGAATCTCCTCACTGCTAGACTCCTGAACATCCTCACCATAGATGCCAAACGCCGGAATTCCTTTTTGTGCATAAGCAGAGAGAACAGCAGCTAGATACACGGCACCAGGACGTTCCGTTCCGTTAAATCCCCAAACTGCATGCGGGATCGAAGCATCCATATCCATCGTTTCAGAACCATAACACCAGCAAGGGGTCACGGTAATCGACACGCCAACATTAGACCCAGCAAATTTCTGAGCCGCAGCAGCAGCTTCTTTCACGCCACCAATCGTAGAATCGGCAATAACGCACTCTACGGGCCGGCCATCCGGATAAAATAAGTTCTCTTCAATAAATTTAGCTACCCGCTGAGCCATACCCATGGTTTGAGCCTCTAGCGATTCGCGAACCCCTCTTCTTCTGCCATCAATGGTCGGGCGGATGCCAATTTTCGGATAGTTTTCTATCACTGCTGTTCCTCCTCAAGATCATCTTAGTATTATCGTTAATGGACCTATTTCTCCTTCATCATAAAATATGGAAACGCTTTAGTCAACATAAAACAACATATTTATAGATAAATTATGTGGTTTTATGTGGTATTAATATTATTTTACTGTGGTATTATGTGAATATGAGGTTATTTCTTTGATTTATACAACAATGTAGTAAACTAGGAAGTAGATGATGATAGAGGTGAGTGAACGGATGAAAGCATTTGAACGGCGGGATCTAATCATAAATGAGCTGTACAGACAAAAGAAAGTCCATGTCGCTCAGCTGGCGCAAAAATTCAATGTCTCGGAAGAGACCATTCGGCGGGATCTGGATAAACTGGACAAGGAAGGACTTGCCAAGAAAAATTATGGCGGTGCAATCCTTAATGCCCACACGAATGAGGACCCTCCCTATGTGAGTAGACATCAGGTAAATATAGAGGCCAAACGAACGATAGCTGATCATGTTCTTCAACTAATTAATGATGGAGACAGCTTGGTGACGGATACGAGTTCAACAGTTTTTGAGGCCTTGCGGAGAATTATAGAGGAAAAAAACAATCTGACGATTATTACGAACTCCTTGGTTGTATTATCCGAATTTCAACACTCCGGGCAAAAGCTAATTTCCACTGGTGGAATACTAGGGCCCGAGACTAGCTCCTTTGTTGGGAATACCGCCTCGCAGACCATTCAAAAATATAATGTGGACGTAGCTATATTCAGCTGTAAAGCGTTGTCTATGACTGGTGGGCTCAGCGATTCGAATGAAGAAGAAAGTGAATTGAAGATTCTTATGCAGCAGCAGGCGAATAAAGTAGTTCTGCTCGCAGATCACTCTAAGTTCGACAGGACTGCGTTCATTAAATTATTCAGCTTTGATAGAGTGGATTATATCGTTACAGACCAGGAGCCTTCAGAGGAATGGATCGAGTTTCTAAATAACTATCATGTATCTCTTATCTATGCACCCGCTGAGTAATCTCAGTAGGTGCATAGATATAGATAGGGAGAAACCTTAATTTCACTAGTCGTTTAAAAGACCGCTTTTCTCTACGACCTTCAGCCACTCCCCAGCAATCAGCAGATCATGCCCAGCTGCTGTCGGGTGAACGCCATCCCACAGCCAGTAGGCTGCATCTGCTCTGCCTGTAGCTGTATTGAACATTTCCTGTAAAGGAACAAATACAGCATTAAATTCCACTGCAAGCTGCTTAACTATACTCTGGTAATATGTAATTTTAGCTTCCCATTCTTCCCCAGTTTCTTCAAGCACGTGGCGGTACGCACGTTCAAAACGGTTGAAACATTCAAGTTGAATGTTCCATAGGATACAAGTAAAGTTAACATATACTACTCAAGGAGGGGAGATAAATATGAAATACAGAAGACTAGGAAATTCAGGACTAAAAATCAGTGAGATTGGCTTAGGCAGCTGGCTTACATATGGAACAGCAGCAGAGCAAAAGGCAGCGGACGCCTGCATCAGCAAAGCTTTTGAATGCGGTATCAATTTCTTTGATACAGCAAATGTATATAACCGTGGTGAAGGTGAAAAAGCAATAGGTGCTGCTCTTCGCTCCTATGAAAGATCATCTTATGTGCTTAGTACAAAGGTGTTCTTCCCCATGGGAGACGATGTAAATAATCGGGGTTTATCTCGCAAGCACATCATGGAGCAATGCGAAGCTAGCCTTCGCCGCTTAGGAACCGATTATATTGATGTTTATTTTTGTCATCGCTTCGACAAAGAGACGCCTGTAGAGGAAACTTTGCGCGCGCTAGACGATCTAACTGCACAAGGAAAAATTCTGTATTCAGCGGTAAGCGAATGGAGCGCAGCCCAAATTTCTGATGCCGCCGGTATTTCACGCAGACTAAATCTGCGTCCGCTTATTTCCAATCAGCCGATCTATAACATGTTCGAGCGTTACATTGAAGCTGAGGTGCTTGAGGTATCTCAGCGTGAGGGCCTCGGCCAAGTAGTCTTTTCTCCACTCGCCCAAGGCATTCTGACAGGTAAATACAAGCCTGGTCAACAGCCACCGGAAGGAACCCGTGCAGCTGATGATTCGGTCAATGGAGTCATTCGAAGCTACTTCCGCGATGATGTATTGACTGTTGTCGGACAGCTGGATGAACTAGCTGGCAGTCTTGACTTGAAGCTGTCCCAACTAGCTTTAGCTTGGACCCTGCGGCAGCCTGGCGTAAGCTCCGCAATTATCGGAGCTAGTAAACCAGCGCAGGTGGAAGAGAACGCCAAAGCGGTTGATGCCGTGCTGTCCCCAGATACTTTGGAGAGAATTGAAGAGATTCTAAAGCCAGTAGCCGATTTCGCTCCAGCGAGATAATCGAAAAGAGGTTGTACCAAAAGCCACAGCAATTGGCTTAGGTACAACCTCTATTTTCTTAAGAAATCAATTTCGATTCTTCGGCTTGTTCAGCCGCCTTATTGATATAACGCTCCAGCGGCTTCTTAAGCATTAGCGCCAGTAAGAGCGCTATAACAGCGAATAGGATCAAATAAAGACAATCGCGAATCGCCACTTCTGGCAGAATTCCCCCTACCGCCTCCCGCATCAGACTAATCGCATAAGTAAATGGCATAAACGGATTCAACATTTGAAAGAAATGGCCTGTTGTACTAATTGGAAACGTACCCCCAGAACTTGAGAATTGAAGCACCATGAATACGATCGCTATCCCCTTCCCAACGTTGCCGAATACGGAGACAAGCGTAAATACAATCGTCACGAATACGATACTAATCAACACTGCAAACAGAACAAACCACACCTTGTCCACCACATAACATTTTAGAATAAAAATATTACCGAGTACAGCCACCAGCGCTTGAAGAATCCCAACCGTAAGAAATGTCAGCAGGCGTCCAAAATACAGCTGATACCGCTTGTACACAATCCCCTCAGTATCCACCCCCGTACGAAGAAGTGAGATAAGGAGTGTACCACCCACCCATAAGGAAAGAACAACATAAAAAGGAGTCATAGCCGAACCATAATTCGGAATAGGATATAACTTATTCTCTTTTAACACTACCGGATTGGCCAAAAAATCACTTTTGCTCTTGATATCCCCTCCGAGCAGCTCAGCAATCTCTTCCAAATCCACCTCATCTTTAATCTGACGGATTGTGGATGCTGCTTTACGAATTGAGTCTTCCAGTATCGGAAGATCATTTCGCACCAAATCCGCTGCGACCGCCACGCCCTTATCCGCATGGGGAAGCCCTGTACGAATCAGATCAGATATCTGATGAACCCGTTCCTCTACAGTCGGAAGATCCTGACGGACGAATTGTGCGGCTTGTTGTATCTTTTCACCGGCAACAGGCAAGCTGCTCTGAATGAGTGGAAGCGTATCACGAACAAAAGCACCAAAGCTCTGTGTCTTATCTGCCACGCCACCAGCTGCTGTATGCACCGCTTCACGAATTGCTGGTAAGTCCTGCTGTAGACTAGCTAAGCTCGATTGTCCGAACTCAATCGCTGCCACGGTCTCTTCAAGAAGGGTACCAAGCGCCGGCAGCCGATCTGGAACCTGCTGTAAGGCAGTGGCTGTAGTCTCAGCAGCAGCGGTTAATTGCTCTAGTGTATTTTTTATAGCAGGGATAGTTGCCGTATTGTATTGGGAGATGAGCTTTTCAATAGCTGCGTTTCCTTCATCAGATTTAAGGCTCAATTGCTTAACAGTACTCGGATCAGGCTGACCCTC
This window of the Paenibacillus sp. FSL R10-2734 genome carries:
- a CDS encoding aldo/keto reductase family protein, which translates into the protein MKYRRLGNSGLKISEIGLGSWLTYGTAAEQKAADACISKAFECGINFFDTANVYNRGEGEKAIGAALRSYERSSYVLSTKVFFPMGDDVNNRGLSRKHIMEQCEASLRRLGTDYIDVYFCHRFDKETPVEETLRALDDLTAQGKILYSAVSEWSAAQISDAAGISRRLNLRPLISNQPIYNMFERYIEAEVLEVSQREGLGQVVFSPLAQGILTGKYKPGQQPPEGTRAADDSVNGVIRSYFRDDVLTVVGQLDELAGSLDLKLSQLALAWTLRQPGVSSAIIGASKPAQVEENAKAVDAVLSPDTLERIEEILKPVADFAPAR
- a CDS encoding RbsD/FucU domain-containing protein, which encodes MLKKIPKLLSPELVRVMMEMGHGDELVLADANYPGHSLNSKVLRYDGIGIPELLDAILELLPLDHYVEHQVAFMAVVEGDPTVPVIWSTYESIIAKHDADAMIKYEERFDFYNRSKQSYAVVVTGEEALYGNVIIKKGVIKA
- a CDS encoding Gfo/Idh/MocA family oxidoreductase, which encodes MSNKKYAFVGTGGRAEFFYGEITTNYRETSEIVGFCDVNGARMDYANRLLEGKYQYHAVPTYKAHEFDRMIEETKPDVVIVTSIDRTHHHYIIRAMELDCDVISEKPMTVDEEKCQEILEAIERTGKNLRVTFNYRYAPHNTKIRELIMDGAIGEVLSVNFEWLLNTQHGADYFRRWHRDKRNSGGLLVHKSTHHFDLMNFWLGSRPDTIYAMGDLRFYGRENAEKRGVTEFYQRAHGSTVAENDPFALHLKDNEQLKQMYLDAEHEDGYLRDQSVFGDNISIEDTMAVMVKYKNKTIMNYSLNAYLPWEGFTVVFNGTKGRMEVKVVEKSYVNAGGNKEDEGALKNKQIMVFPHFEAPYEVEIEEGVGGHGGGDPVMLRDIFERPVEDRFNRAASHIDGALSIMTGIAANRSIATGLPVKVDQLIKL
- a CDS encoding class II aldolase/adducin family protein — encoded protein: MDNLEQKLRSQICDIGRNLFNKDFIAANDGNISARLSENEILTTPRAVSKGYLEPHMIVKVNLQGEVLEAAEGYRPSTETKMHLRIYNELPEMNGVVHAHPPYATAFAIKGEALDKMMMPESVIMIGDIPLAEYGTPSTEEIPDSLMPFLGKKTAVLLENHGALTWGTDVMEAYLNMERLEYTAKITFITRMIDGERELPQHRIDELVALRSFYGK
- a CDS encoding DeoR/GlpR family DNA-binding transcription regulator — translated: MKAFERRDLIINELYRQKKVHVAQLAQKFNVSEETIRRDLDKLDKEGLAKKNYGGAILNAHTNEDPPYVSRHQVNIEAKRTIADHVLQLINDGDSLVTDTSSTVFEALRRIIEEKNNLTIITNSLVVLSEFQHSGQKLISTGGILGPETSSFVGNTASQTIQKYNVDVAIFSCKALSMTGGLSDSNEEESELKILMQQQANKVVLLADHSKFDRTAFIKLFSFDRVDYIVTDQEPSEEWIEFLNNYHVSLIYAPAE
- a CDS encoding rhamnulokinase family protein → MGDTIKLLAIDLGASSGRVMLGIYDGDKLQIEEIHRFENTPVQVNGHLYWDTLRLFHEMKQGVQKAFRQHGELTSLSVDTWGVDYGFIDKKGMMLYSPHHYRDRRMEAHRLKLEALLSPAEQFRMTGLQPSVINTLYQLFSDFQDNDSLMETADTILMMPDLFHYLFSGIKAAESTIWSTSGLVDAVTGELSSELFSTLGIPRSLVPHQVHPGTVIGSILPIIQEELGIGPMKVIAGASHDTASAVASIPYTRKDEAAFLSCGTWSLVGMETPEPVISEKSYEYGFTNERCFGNSNRLLKNTTGLWILQELQRNWAKAGENLSQSEMVELAKTINGAPAIIDPNDQLFSTPGVMMQRIKEYCERTGQQSPNTKAEFIRVILESLAQSYCRTIEEMEEITGKTITIIHMVGGGIQNELLCQLTADATGREVIAGPVEASGIGNIIVQLAALGKLEVSKGKEFVARSFPFKTYQPSLVKNSKK
- a CDS encoding AraC family transcriptional regulator, whose protein sequence is MEQELRPPFIIEQVKRSGPFSMDSDHYHDTYEIYYLLAGERSYYINNLIYTLRKGDLIFINKNELHRTTSKGSARHERILINFEESFLQKTLANYDLSFPLLTARSLLLRPGVHEQGAIEYILFSMLKEQEERRSQQIPYLQTLLLQLFIEMNRVQEISREPIAPESSEKQLKVYEIIDYLQAHYAEKLTLEQLSETFFISSTYLCRLFKQTTGFTLVEYLNYIRIKEAQRLLRNTNDKVTSIAEETGFDSIAHFGRVFKQIAKCSPLQYRKHNR
- a CDS encoding L-fucose isomerase; this encodes MIENYPKIGIRPTIDGRRRGVRESLEAQTMGMAQRVAKFIEENLFYPDGRPVECVIADSTIGGVKEAAAAAQKFAGSNVGVSITVTPCWCYGSETMDMDASIPHAVWGFNGTERPGAVYLAAVLSAYAQKGIPAFGIYGEDVQESSSEEIPADVQTKLLQFAKAGLAVAQMRGKSYLSMGSVSMGIAGSIVNEQFFQEYLGMRNEYIDMSEYVRRFEEEIYDKEEYERALAWTKENCQVGADNNPQHLQISDDEKEKQWETCVKMTLIARDLMIGNPVLAKLGFEEEANGHNAIVGGFQGQRQWTDHFPNGDFMETILNSSFDWNGKRSPYIVATENDSLNGVTMLFNYLLTNTAQIFADVRTFWSPDAVKRVTGHQLEGEAAHGILHLINSGSAALDGTGEQTIDGKPAIKPFWEITEDEVEACLSHTQFRPASQEYFRGGGFSTDYLTKGGMPVTMARLNLVKGLGPVLQLVEGHTVELPEDVHHTLDQRTDPTWPTTWFAPKLTNNGSFQSVYDVMNNWGANHGAISYGHIGADLITLASILRIPVSMHNVEESRIFRPRVWSLFGTEDLEGADYRACQNFGPLY